The Gloeobacter violaceus PCC 7421 DNA window GGGCGCTGGCACGTGGTGATGGCCTGCCGAGATAAAGCCAAAGCCCAAAACGCCGCCGCCAGCCTAGGAATGCGCCCGCAAAGCTACACGATTGTGCATCTTGATCTTGCTTCGCTGGCGAGTGTGCGCCGGTTCGTCCAGGATTTTCGGGCGCTCGGACAGCCCCTCGACGCACTGGTGTGCAACGCGGCGGTGTACACGCCCACCGCCCGCGAGCCGCGCTACACCGCCGACGGCTTTGAGCTGAGCGTCGGCACCAACCACCTCGGCCATTTTTTGCTGTGCAATCTGTTGCTTGAAGATCTCCAAAATTCCCCCGCCGCCGAGCCGCGGCTGGTCATCCTCGGAACGGTTACCCACAACCCCAAGGAACTGGGCGGCAGCATCCCCCCCAGACCCGACCTGGGGGATCTGCGCGGGCTGGAGCAAGGCTTCAAAGCCCCCCACACGATGATCGACGGCAAGGCGTACAACCCCGTCAAAGCCTACAAAGACAGCAAAGTCTGCAACTTGCTCACCATGCGCGAGTTGCACAGGCGCTTCCACACTTCCCACAAAATCACCTTCAGCGCCCTTTACCCTGGCTGCGTGGCGACTTCCGGCCTGTTTCGCGAATCGCCCCGTTTGTTTCAAATCCTCTTTCCGGTGTTTCAAAAATACGTCACCGGTGGGTTCGTCTCCGAAGCGGAGGCAGGTGGCCGGGTTGCCGCCCTGGTAGATGACCCCGCCTACAGCCGCTCTGGAGTCTACTGGAGCTGGGGAAATCGCCAGAAAAAAGATGGCAAGTCCTTTATCCAGGACGTCTCCACTGAGGCGAGCGACGAGGACAAAGCCCGCCGCCTGTGGGATCTAAGCGCCGGACTGGTCGGACTTGCCTAAATTCATCGATTGGGAATGGGGCGAAATCCGTCGAACGCACATATGGACAAGCGACCCAAATATTGTGTACAATGGTCCCATTCAGGTGGGACACGCCCATGGCATTGCTCAATCAGGTCCATCTTGTCGGCCGGGCCGGCCGCGATCCCGAAGTGCGCTATTTCGAGTCCGGCAACGTGCTTTGCACAGTGACCCTGGCGGTCAACCGCATCCGGCGCAAGGGCGAACAAGAAGACCAGCCCGACTGGTCCGATCTCGAAATCTGGGGCAAGACCGCCGAGATTGCCAGTGAGTACGTGCGCAAGGGTTCGCTCATCGGTATCAGCGGTGCCCTCGCCTTCAACCGCTGGAGTGACCGCACCACCCAGCAAGCGCGTGAGCGGCCCGTGATCAAAGTCGACCAGCTCGAACTGCTCGGTCGCGCCGCTCGTCCGGACGAACCTGAATCTTTCTAATCACGAGGCCATCCTATGAATACGATTGCGCTTCTGGGCACGCTGCACTCCGCCCCGCAACTGCGCCACACCCAGGATGGCCTGGCCCAGGCCTCGGTGGTGCTGAGTTTTACGACCCTCAAAGCCGACGAAGCCGACTACACCGTCCGGGTCGTCCTCTTCGCCACCGCCGCCGAGGAGTTCCACACCAATTTCCACCAGGGGGACGCGGTGATCGTCGAGGGCCGCCTGCACAGCGAATCGCGCGCCCGCGAGGACGGCACCAAGGAGCGCCACGTCGAGGTGATCGCCCGGCGCGTCCACGCTGTGGCCATTCCCGCTGCCCCAGCCACTCCGGCTCCAGCCTCAGTCCCGCCCGCAACAACCAAACAGCACCCCCCAGCCGCCGAACGCAAAACCGCCGCCCCGACGGCCCGCCGTCCTGCGCCTTCGGCTCGGCCCCCCGTAGCCGCCGCCGTCGCCGACGACGACATCCCTTTCTAAAACCTGCCAACCCAGCCCTTCGACCTGCCGGAGCAAGCTCTATCCCCCGATAACTTGCTCCATTTCTTGTCAAAAGACTTGAGTCGCTACGCATAAATCTGATAGAGTCATCTCACGTTCGCGAGGCGAAATCCGACCTATGGAAAGACAACCCGTCCGCATCGAGTTTTTCTTGCACCTGCTCATTACCGGCGGTTTGCTGATGACTGGATTATTTGTGGCCCGTCAGGTGAAGCTGCTGACCCTGCCCGGTGTGGCAGCAGCCGAAGAAGTGGTCTACGACTTGCCCGAGGTGGTGGTCCGGCCAGGCCGCTAACCTTCTTCAAGCGACTTCGACTGCTATAAGCCCCGGGAGCAAAAGCTCCCGGGGCTTGTATTCGGGCACTGCCGCCGCAACCTGTTGCACCTGGCCGAGCGCCCGAAAGCAGCCGACGGCAGCCACTCACAAATAGAAATACGTAATCTTTTACAGTTTAATGATTATTATTTCATGTTCGTTTCATATTCTTTCCTTAACACCCCGAGAATACGCTGTGGAAGCGTGCAGTGCTGTTTCGGCCCGTCTGATGTCAGGTCAGGCAGCGTTACTTGCTGACAAAATAAGGAGATACAAATGCGAATTCTGCAGAGCTTACGCATCCAGCACTTGGCTGGAGCCCTGACGGTAGCGGCGGCATTGGGACTGGCTACCCCGGCCCTTGCCGCTCCGACCGAGGCGCTGATTGGCGGCACCACCTCGGTGCAGTTGAGCAGCGACTTTTTGGGTGCCCTGACCAGCCTGGGTGTACAGGCGGGCACCCTGCGCGACGCGACGCTTAGTGAACAGGGGGTCGCGTCGTTTGCGGTCATCGGCGGCGCCATTGACCTCGGCACGATCAAAGCCGAGATTATTCACCGGGGCGGACTGTCGCTCAGTGCCGGTGGCACAGTGGTCGAACTCAGCGACTTTTCGATCTCGACGCTGGGTACCCAACCGGTGTTGACAGGGCTGGTGACTGTCAACGACGAACTGGTCGGCCGGGTGCGGCTGTTTAACCTTGGGTTGACCTCTGCACCTGCCGTCTCTGAGCAAATCGTCACCCTCAGAGATGTCCGCGTGAATTTGACCGGCGATGCTGCCGAGGCTCTCAACGGGGCCTTCGGGATCTCTGACTTCCAGGGCGGCTTCAACGTCGGCACTGCCCGCGTGCGCACCGCCGTGCCCGAGTAACCATCCAGATGGTGAGTGGCGCCGGGAGGTCCGTTCCGGCGCCTTTTTTGCCTTTGAGCACCGCTGCGACCTTGCATCGCTACTTTCAGCAGGAGGCTGCCTCCGGAAGCTGGACAATGGGGAAGCGATGCGCGCGACAGCTCTTGAGTCCATTTCAAACGGAGGCTTTGAAGAAGATGACGGTTCCCGTTTCTAGTACCGCCACCGACGCCTGGCCGGCTTTGCCTTTTGCGCAGTGGCAGGATACTTACGCAACTCTGCATCTTTGGACCCAGATCGTGGGCAAGATCCGTCTGGCGCTCTCGCCCCGGCTCAATCACTGGTGGCAATCCACCCTGTACGTCACGCCACGGGGGTTGACTACCGCGTCGATTCCTTACGGTACGTTCACTTTTGAGATCGCTTTTGACTTTCTCGATCACCGTCTGCGCATCGACACCAGCGACGGTATCCACAGAACGATCCCGCTTGCCCCCCGCTCCGTGGCCGATTTTTATGCAGAGTTGCTGGAGACGCTCAAGGCCATGGGTATCGAAGTGCGCATCTGGACGATGCCCCAGGAGGTGGCCGAACCGATTCCCTTCGAGGCGGATCGCAAGCACGCGGCCTACGATCCGCAGTCCGTCCAGCGCTTCTGGCGCATTCTGGTGCAGGCCGATCGGGTCATGAACGCTTTTCGCTCGCGATTTATCGGCAAGTCCAGCCCTGTGCATTTTTTTTGGGGCAGCTTCGATCTGGCGGTAACCCGTTTCTCCGGACGCCGTGCCCCCCAGCACCCGGGCGGGGTGCCGAACATGGCCGATTGGGTCACCCGGGAGGCCTATTCGCACGAAGTGAGCAGCTGTGGCTTCTGGCCCGGCAACGCCTCGGTGGAGGCGGTGTTTTATGCCTACGCCTACCCAAAGCCGGACGGGTTCGAGCAGTATTCGGTGCAACCGGAAGCCGCCTTTTACAGCGCCCAGATGGGCGAATTTCTCCTGCCCTACGAAGCGGTGCGCCAGGCGGACGACCCGGAAGGGACGCTTCTTGCTTTCTTGCAGAGCACCTACGAGGCTGCCGCCGATCTGGCCCAGTGGGATCGCCGCGAACTGGAGCGCTTACCGGTGGCGCAATCAACACGCTAGAGACCGGCAGAGAGCGATGCTTCAGAGAGTACCGCTTCCACCGACCGGGACACCCAGGGGCTATCCCGCACAGCGAAGCGCCAGGGCAAGTCCTTGCCGCGGGTCAGACCAATGCGCACCGTGTTGAGCACCTGCTCCTCGGGCACCGGCTCGCCCGCCTCCAGCCAGAATTCCGCTCGCGGCAGGGCGCTCGCCTCCCAGGCGGAATCGATGGCCAGAGCCTCCACCAGGCGGGCCGGACCGTTGGTCAGATCCCGCGCGCCCCGGCGCAGCTGCCGCATGCGCTCCTCGCCGCCGGTGGGCTCCAGGGCGCGGATAAGCACGCAGGCCGGTTCGCCTACCGCGTCGCAGGTGATGTTTAATAGCCAATGCCGATAGGCGCGGTGCAAATAGAGGACTCCGGGCGGTCCCGACAGCAAAGACCAGATGCGCTCGTCGCGCCGCACGACATAGCAGGAAGGATCGCGCAGGCCGCCGTAGGCTTCAGTCTCGACAATCCGGCCGCTCAGGCGCTCGCCTGCCAGGACGCGCACTACCGCGCACCCGATCAACCGACGCGCTACCGATAAAGGCGAAAGATTAAAAAAATCTACATTCAGTGTTTCCACAGGTATTTCGTGGTAAGGGTGATGTACTCGCATGCGAAAGGGCCGCCATGATACCCTCGCCCAGCCAAGACAGGCAACTCCAGCAATTTATCCGCAAAAACAACGACCTGATCGTCAAGTGGTACCAGAACGACCACTTGAGCTGGGCGGTGATCGCAGCGCGGCTCAACCAGTGCCACAGAGGCGGCGGGATCACCGCCTCGATGCTGCAACAGGCGCTGCCCTACCTGACCCGTTCGCGGCGGGTGCCGGCCCTCGAAGTGGTGGCCGAAGATCTCGACAGTTCGCACCGCGGCACCCTGGCGGCCCTCGAAGAGCGCCTCCAAAAACAAGAAGATCTCATTCGCTTCCAGAGCGGCCGGGTGCAGGAGGCGGCCCTGCGCTGGGCGCGTCTTGAAGAACTGGTCAACCAACTGGTACCGCTGGTGGCCGAGGCGCGCAGTTCCGCAGAGCGTCTGCCGCGCAACAGCCCGGTAGCCGACCGGGTGCGCGCGAGCCTGGCTCAACTGGCGAGCGTCCTGGACAGCAGTGCCCGGGATG harbors:
- a CDS encoding single-stranded DNA-binding protein is translated as MALLNQVHLVGRAGRDPEVRYFESGNVLCTVTLAVNRIRRKGEQEDQPDWSDLEIWGKTAEIASEYVRKGSLIGISGALAFNRWSDRTTQQARERPVIKVDQLELLGRAARPDEPESF
- a CDS encoding protochlorophyllide reductase, whose protein sequence is MAEQTVIITGASSGVGLHAADSLAQSGRWHVVMACRDKAKAQNAAASLGMRPQSYTIVHLDLASLASVRRFVQDFRALGQPLDALVCNAAVYTPTAREPRYTADGFELSVGTNHLGHFLLCNLLLEDLQNSPAAEPRLVILGTVTHNPKELGGSIPPRPDLGDLRGLEQGFKAPHTMIDGKAYNPVKAYKDSKVCNLLTMRELHRRFHTSHKITFSALYPGCVATSGLFRESPRLFQILFPVFQKYVTGGFVSEAEAGGRVAALVDDPAYSRSGVYWSWGNRQKKDGKSFIQDVSTEASDEDKARRLWDLSAGLVGLA
- a CDS encoding DNA-3-methyladenine glycosylase, encoding MRVHHPYHEIPVETLNVDFFNLSPLSVARRLIGCAVVRVLAGERLSGRIVETEAYGGLRDPSCYVVRRDERIWSLLSGPPGVLYLHRAYRHWLLNITCDAVGEPACVLIRALEPTGGEERMRQLRRGARDLTNGPARLVEALAIDSAWEASALPRAEFWLEAGEPVPEEQVLNTVRIGLTRGKDLPWRFAVRDSPWVSRSVEAVLSEASLSAGL
- a CDS encoding single-stranded DNA-binding protein codes for the protein MNTIALLGTLHSAPQLRHTQDGLAQASVVLSFTTLKADEADYTVRVVLFATAAEEFHTNFHQGDAVIVEGRLHSESRAREDGTKERHVEVIARRVHAVAIPAAPATPAPASVPPATTKQHPPAAERKTAAPTARRPAPSARPPVAAAVADDDIPF
- a CDS encoding DUF5996 family protein, producing the protein MTVPVSSTATDAWPALPFAQWQDTYATLHLWTQIVGKIRLALSPRLNHWWQSTLYVTPRGLTTASIPYGTFTFEIAFDFLDHRLRIDTSDGIHRTIPLAPRSVADFYAELLETLKAMGIEVRIWTMPQEVAEPIPFEADRKHAAYDPQSVQRFWRILVQADRVMNAFRSRFIGKSSPVHFFWGSFDLAVTRFSGRRAPQHPGGVPNMADWVTREAYSHEVSSCGFWPGNASVEAVFYAYAYPKPDGFEQYSVQPEAAFYSAQMGEFLLPYEAVRQADDPEGTLLAFLQSTYEAAADLAQWDRRELERLPVAQSTR